The nucleotide sequence atattttattatcgttataaagtaaatatatttttggGAGGTTCATGCGTAGAGACATATTTCCAAACAGTTTGCATCTCTATTTTGTCCATTAATCTAAATAGAAATGGTTTAATTGTAACGTTAGTGAAATGATTGTTAATAGCATCCAAACTTTCGTCTAATAACGCTAAATATGAGATATCTGTTTGAGTATAATTTAGGTTTTTAAAGAGAATACCAGTTACGAATGCATCGTCTATCCAAAAAAAGGCGTTTGATGTTTGCGCTTCTTCATATAGACTAAATGCCACTTCTGATGTATAAACAATAACGTAACCAAGACAGTACTGTGGATAGACTTCTTCTGGATACTCATCAATTGTTACAACCCATTTGGTATCGCTTCTGTCTACAGGGCTGGGAGGTCTCGTAATGCAGTATACGGTTTCTCTATCACCGAAACGAAACAAATGGTAAATGAGGAAATTGTTCAGACTTGGCCAGTTGATGAAGACGTCGTCATcggtttttaataaaaattttgcttGCGGACAATGATAAACAAAGTATTTAAGAACCATTACGTGCTTGTAAGTTAGATTTCTGTAAGTGTCTCTAAAATTACCTTGTACAATGTCACCAAATAACACACTTTCCGCTTCTAACTTTTTCTGTTGTTCCGGGGAACCTGGATCTCCTATCACaaacactatttttttagtttcttcCACTTGTCCCCACGTATCCCTTATTGCCAGCCTCTTCTCTAAATTTAAAGGTGCAGAATGAACTACTATAAGCACTAACACAGGAGCACTTTCCTGGCACACTTGATTTATCATAGAAAAATTAAAGCTTATGTTCAATAAGCGATTGTAATCCTGAGTTGGCTCTTCAACCAAGGTCTCCAATAATTTTGTAGGTTGCGATGCGGTTAACGACTGAATGTAGTTTTGGAATAGTGAGCCTTGGAAATTCATTAAGAACATAATTGGAATTCCTAAAATGATTAATCCTATTAACGTTAAAGTTCTATGGTTTAACGTTGGATAAGTCATTATCATCACCCGAGTTACCCtggaacaaaaaaaaatggatttagTTTTTCCTAATCATATTTATCAAATATGTGGGGAAAAAGGAAGGAGCCTCCAAGAGATCAATAGTGCCACATCTACTACAAAACAGTATTGACGGCGTCCCCTGGAAACGTCTACTAGAAGACCTCTAATCCTTCCAACACCGGAGCAAACCAAATCAGATGGCAAACATCAAGCCACAACggttcttctcagaaccaacACTGACAGTGGCGAGCATAAATATTGAGGGCATCACTACAGCAAAACAAGACATCTTATCAGAATTCTGCAAAAACACGAAATGTGAGGTATTGTGCATCCAGGAATCCCATAGAGACCTAACTGCAGCGAGACCGAAAATCTCAGGTATGAAACTGTTTGCACAGTTACCACACAATAAGTATGGGAGCGCGGTATTTGTGAGAACTCAAACCATAGTCTCGTGGGAACAACGAATGTAAACGGTATAGAGGTAATAGCCATTGAGATCGGACAATGCATAATAACCTCGGTACACAAGCCCCTAAACCAGTCTTTTATATTTTCATCCCCTACTAACTCCCAATCACAATCACAATCACGAATCATCTTATACTGGGAGACTTTAACAGTCACAGTTTACTCTGGGGCTATGCAGACTCGGATGCAAATGGAGACGCAGTAGAAGCATGGGCTGAAACGAGTGGTCTCACACTAATCAATGATCCTAAACTTCCACCATCTTTTTAGAGTAAAGTTTTGAAAAGAGAATATACCCCGGatatttatttttcaagtaaTAACCCCGAAGACCGATGTACCAAAGTAGTATATGGCGCCATACCAAAAACTCAGCATAGACCAATtgaagggtgaaaaaaaaaaacagggaATGTCACACTTTATAAGAAATTGAGATAGTGACACTATCTAACagatattttatgtatttactatttacaGTAGACTGGTAGATAATAACTTGGACCGTCCGATAAATATGCCTATTTAAAATAGCACTGTGAAGGATAAAAACTGGAAATGTCCACGCGTGAAAGGTAAAAACAAGGAGAGTCCActtgaacaaaaacaaaaattaactggGTTTTTATTTCCAGTTTATTCGTTTAGTTTCCTTTGTTTACGTTTGTtagaaacttcttcttcttattgagGTCCCTCTCCATTCCGAACGTTGACGATCATTCTGGCgatgatgactttgttggttgctatacggaatagttgtgttaagatctttctataccatgctctcaggttaacaaggcaggatattcttcttcgtcccaAGTACGGCctttcacgatgttgactaaatctgtggttgtgttcatcctccgtagccgtagtacttcttcattggtgactttgtcagTGCAtagtatcttcaggatccttctgtaccaCCATAGCTTCAAAGCCTGAAGTGTTAAAAACGGCACGGCCAATAAAGTTAGAGTTAAGCGTAATGGAGTTTCCCAAGAAACTAATGtgtgttttaaagcattcatgtTAGCACATGGTTTAACTAAAGGCAAAATTGAAGacctacaaaaactttaaaaGCTACAGGAACTTCTGGACAAGACAAACGTGGTAAGCATAGTATGGTGGCTCCCgccttctgagccaccctggatacttaggggtggttacccagactatgagggttgatgtagtaaatatagttcgttgttaagacatttatttacacgttaaatatatcacagaaagtaactggtggtatattatttacttgaaatcgatgttaccccgtcgaatctcaactgctaattaaattatctgttctcgtaaaaatataattaaagtcggttattgtttatttactgttttggtaagccgaggtgaccgtgattcaaagtgctgactgttaataaacacccactgaatattattgcaactcgaccttgtatcaaatactagcatgcatcgatgcaaaaactaggttaatcgtatttattaaaacaaccattaccacgggcatttaattattaaaaggtttatttttaatatgatgtttactgagatgctgtgtatcccaattcatcttccccttcccccgaaaattttctgactacggtaAAGGAAgatattctattatattctatatAGAGTCCTagattttaacaatatttcagataatttcaaatatcttaaaattattccactgtaatatatttaaatatattagtaaacaaTCAAGCATGCCGAATGTTTAAGTAGTCTtgtaaacaaaacttacacatgtaggtattagtgcaagattgcatttctgtatattattattgaaataaTAATCTTGACATACATATACGAAAGTATTACAAACATAGGTAATCAATAAGTATTCATACACAGAAATATTTAGGGAGTCTAACAGTCTAATATTGGGGTTACTGTAGAGAGTGCCACCTCGACTAAGGACGTTCATTCCATCGTCAACTGGGTACTATTAACGAGTAttaaatgtacctataataataaagtattaatgGGAAATATAGTGTCTTCCAGTTAATCACCCCATCGTTAGGGTAGCAAAAACTCGttaccaccatatggcgatcctggcaggatcgccatatggtggctcccgccttctgagccaccctggatacttaggggtggttaccccgactatgagggttgatgtagtaaatatagttcgttgttaagacatttatttacacgttaaatatatcacagaaagtaactggtggtatattatttacttgaaatcgatgttaccccgtcgaatctcaactgctaattaaattatctgttctcgtaaaaatataattaaagtcggttattgtttatttactgttttggtaagccgaCGTGACCGTGATTcaaagtgctgactgttaataaacacccactgaatattattgcaactcgaccttgtatcaaatactagcatgcatcgatgcaaaaactaggttaatcgtatttattaaaacaaccattaccacgggcatttaattattaaaaggtttatttttaatatgatgtttactgagatgctgtgtatcccaattcaaTAGTTCCCAGCATAGAAAGTTGCATCCAGAATCACGTGAAGCAATATATAACCACAAACTCTTTTAAAACTAGAAACAGTTTTACTCCCTTTACAGTTTACACAAATCTAAGAAAAAGTATTTACCAGAGAGTTTGAACATTACAAAGAAAAACATCCCACCATTAAAGTTTCTTACGTTATATATCGGCAAATTTTTAACACGAAATTTAATTTGTCCTTTGGTTACCCAAGCCAAGATCAGACACAATGTTCAGCATGTGATGAATTCCAGgcgaaattaaaatcattaaattatgACAAGGCTGTTGCATAGATTCGCAAATCAACAATTCAAAATGAGTTACACAAACGTAAGGCACAGacattatataattttaaaaaggctGCTAGCAAAAGGTCAAAAAAATCAGGCTAGACTATAAAAAGACTAAACTATAAAGCTAGACTATCAAAAAATATTGCATTGCCTTTTGTTATAACTTTTATTGCCATTTTTGTTGCCATAATTTTGTCTTCAGCCTTTCTATCAGCTGGTGCAACTAATGTTTGTAACGTAAAATAATATTGTAATGTAAAATACAACGTGACGTTTGGACAGCCCttgttttttcagtttttatttgtagttaggtcctttttaaattttttatctctgttatttaaaaatttggttaaaattagtttgtgtattaaatacaatgtactttaagtttactaaataaaaataattactatTTCTTCGGTGCAATGGTTTAAagatatgtaccgggtgtcccaataagaa is from Diabrotica virgifera virgifera chromosome 9, PGI_DIABVI_V3a and encodes:
- the LOC126891834 gene encoding beta-1,3-galactosyltransferase 5-like, which gives rise to MIMTYPTLNHRTLTLIGLIILGIPIMFLMNFQGSLFQNYIQSLTASQPTKLLETLVEEPTQDYNRLLNISFNFSMINQVCQESAPVLVLIVVHSAPLNLEKRLAIRDTWGQVEETKKIVFVIGDPGSPEQQKKLEAESVLFGDIVQGNFRDTYRNLTYKHVMVLKYFVYHCPQAKFLLKTDDDVFINWPSLNNFLIYHLFRFGDRETVYCITRPPSPVDRSDTKWVVTIDEYPEEVYPQYCLGYVIVYTSEVAFSLYEEAQTSNAFFWIDDAFVTGILFKNLNYTQTDISYLALLDESLDAINNHFTNVTIKPFLFRLMDKIEMQTVWKYVSTHEPPKNIFTL